The Melopsittacus undulatus isolate bMelUnd1 chromosome 9, bMelUnd1.mat.Z, whole genome shotgun sequence genomic interval CAGCGCCCGCACGCCCGGTAGCACTCTGTGACAGGGACAGTGGGTGTGAGAGCCAGGGGGGACCCCACTGTGCACCCCCCTCCATACCCTTACCGACCGGCACACACGAGGTGGCTCTTGTTCCGTGAGGCCTCGTAGAAGCCGTCCCCGCACTCGGCGCAGAAGGGGCCGCCATAGCCGGGGCTGCAGACGCAGAGGCCGGTGCCGCGGCGCGTGCCATCACCGTCGCATCGCCCGTTGCcgctgcagggctgctggggcCCACCGGCACAGGCTGCACGGGGAGAGAGCAGCCGGGATGGGGGGCAGCATTCCGGAGGGGGGTCCCTCCATCCCGGGTACTGCCCGCTCGGGCCGCAGCTACTCACGCCGGCAGTCAGGGCCGTAGGTGCCAGGCGGGCAGCACAGTGCCAGCGTGTCCATGCACAGCCATTGGAATAAGTCAGGGTGCTGCTGCCGCCTGGGGAGGGGTGCACAGCACTcagcaccctgaccccccctgccctcccctccgtgtccccatccccacactCACTCGTGGAACCACCACTGCTCCACGTGCTCCTCGCTGCGCTCCAGCAGCTGGTGGCAGGAGAAGTCCGAGGGGGCACAGACGccctccagcacctccagcagACGGGTCTCGCTGGGGGGACAAGGGGGTCAGCACTGGGATGTGTGCGTCCCCCCCCCAGGGAAACCAAACCCCCCAGACCCCTTTAACACGGGGCACCCACCTGTGCTGGTACTTGGACaacttctcctcctcccaggcCGTGTTGCCCCCACCAAAGCCCTCGTGCTCCGTCCTCTCCAGGCCCTGGGCACACGGGGCAGGGCAGCACGGTGGGGACCCCCTgacagcccccagccccacacagtCCTCTCCATGCCCCCCTCCCCACTGCAACAAACCACCCCATGGCCATCCCACTCTCTCCCCACCCCAGACCGCAGCCTCCATCCCCCGGAACCCTTCATTCCCTTGGGATGCTATAGGGAGCACAAACACCCCTCCCACGGAGCACCGTCACCCCCTTGCCCCCCCAGCCCGTGCTCCCCGCTTTGCCCCCGCTCCCCCATCACCTCCGGGCTGTGCCCCCCCCGTCACCCCGTACCCGCTCCCCGCCCCGCACCCTGCTGAAGCTGTCGGCCAGGCCGCGGCAGGCCCGGCAGGGCTCGGCCtgctccggctccggctccgggTGCCCACGGGCGGCCCCCAGCAGGACCCCCCCGAGCAGCGCGGCCCCGAGCAGGGCCCCCCCCAGCCGGGCCGACACCGGCACCGGCAGCAGCGCGGCCGCCCGCGGCCCCATCCTGCGCCCCGCCAGCGCCGCTGGCCCCGCCCACTGACTCAGCGACCGCCGCCCCCGCCAATGGCAGCGCGCCCGCGGCCCGCGACCCCCCGCTCACAGCCAATCAGCGCCGCCCGCCGGGCCCCGCCTCCTCCCCGCCTTAAAGGAGCCGCAGCCAAGGGCACCCGCGGGGTAGGGGTAGCGCGGATGGGTCGGGGGCCCCGCACCGGCTCCTCGGGGCGCACCGGTCCCGGTCCTGAGCGGAACCTCAGCCCCCGACCCGCCCGGGCCGGTCTCTATCGCCCCCAGCCAAACCAGTCCCAGGTCACTTTCTCCCATCCAGCCAAACTGGTTCAGCGCCCCCGGATTTGCCCGGTTCATCAGTCCCCATAAGCTGGTCCAGATCCCTCTCATCCCTCCCAGTTCCCCATCATCCCCAATGAGCTGGTCCAGTTCCCTCTCATTTCCCCTCAGATTTGCCCAGTTTCCCATCGTCTCCTCTGAACTGGTCCAGTTCCCTCTCATCTCACCATTACCAGCCCAGTTCCCCACGATCCCCCATTAGCAGGTCCAGTTTCCCCGCGTCTTCCCCAGATTTGCCCTGTTCCATATCATCCCACTCCGAACTGGTCCAGTTCCCCCTCATCCCTCCCCAACTGTCCCAGCTCCCCATCCATTCTTCAACCAACCCATCCCAGACCCACCCCTTTCCCCCAgttccccccttccctcccaccacCCCTCCCCagtccatcccattccccatctcccCCACACCACCAGGACTGGGCTCCTGCCATCACTGTTTATTCCCCCACCGCCCGCTGCAGCCCCTCGGCCACCGCCGCCACGTACGGCTCCAGCCACCGTCCCCCCCACCGCGGTGCTGCCAGCGCCTGCAGGAACCCCATGGTCTCAGTGGGCAGAGCGAAGGCAGGGGCTGCCCGCAGCACCGGTGGCACCACCGGCACCAGTGCCTCTAGCCGGGCCACCACATAGCGCCCATTGCCGGCCGCCAGCGCCGGCACGGCACAGGACAGCGCCGCAGCGAAGGCCTCGCAGGGTGCTGCGGTGTGGACATCACCGGGGCTGGGGTCAGCGTCCCACTGGTGTGCGGCAGCCACGGCCGCTGGTGAGAGGAGGATGATGATGGTGTCCCCGCCGCGCAGTGCCCGGTGGTGCTGTGCgtgcagccagggcagaggcCCCCAAGCTGCGGCCCCACTGCCGCCTCCCGGTGCTGCCATCACGGACAGCCCCAGCGGCCGCAGGGATGCCAGCAGGGCACAGGCTGCCCGCTCGGCCACCGGCTCCACTGCATGCACCAGCAGCGCCCGTTGGCCgcgcagtggggctgggggacagCGACAGTGTCTGAACACAGCCCTGGGTAACCCGGACCCAACCTATGGGGGTGCTTGGGGGGCCACCACCCATCCCCTTACCCACCCTAAGGAGCAGTCACAGTGGGAGGTAGGTTGGGAACCCTACTCCCATAGGATTCCCATCCTCTGCTTTgtccccctgcacccccaaccCAacctatggggcagccatggtGGGAAGCAAACAGGGGCCAGACCTAATGGGGACCCCCCATCACCCTAGGCTCACCCCACACTCACCCTCAGAGCTGTAATTAACCCCCAGGGACTTCAGCCAGCCTGTGGGGAGGAATGGTGGCGAGGTGAGGTCCTGAGAGGGGGGCTCAGCATGGGAACACTCCCCCCATGGGCATCACTCACCTTTAATGTTCTCCTtcttcagcaggagcaggaacaggaggcaggcagctcccagcagcaccccCATCCATGCCAGCACCCAGCGGGCACGCTggtctgtggggcagggatggtgtCCATGGAGTACCCACGGCACCCACCAGCCCCAGACTGCCCCGGCACAGCCAGGGACACTCACATTGATGTATGGGGCAGGCCCAGAGCGTGACCGCGGTGCTGTTCTCATGGTGCCAGATCTGTGGGCACAGGGACCTGTCACACACTGGGGACACGTCACACACTGGGGAtgtgtccctgctgctgcccgcACTGACCTGCCTGCACTGTCCCATTGCCACATCCTGccgcagctcctgctccagcagccccggctgtccccagccctgcaacACCAGCACGGGGTGAGCCGGCTGTGCCGCGGTGGCACTGCCAGCAGGACAGGGGGGGTCCTGCACTCACCGTGCTGGTGAAGCTGGCAAGGGGAGTGCATGCACCCCCCTCCAGCACGCACAGAGAGCCGTTCCCATGGCgctccagcagcaggatgtCATCGGGGCGGCCGGGCAGTGCTCCTGCAGGGGAgacaggggctgggggggatcCAGGGAgggctcctgccccacagccagaCCCCCGGGGGTGCCCCTGCCCTCCCACCCCATCTCTACTCACGGTCCCGCAGGCACTGGCTCAGCCGGACCTGCCTGTGGCTCCACACCTACCGTAGAGAGCGGGTTAGCAGCACCCAGCGGTGcccatggggcagccatagggcagctgtggggcagaggggtgTCTTACTTGCACGCAAAGGTTGGGGTGCGGCTGCAGGCCCCCAAGCTCCTGGGATGCCTGTGGGTGGAAGGGATGCTCCATTAGTGCCACCACAGCCCTCTGGTGCTCCCGGTGGGCCATGGAGCCCCACTCACCTGCTCCATAGCAGAGTACTGCAGGCTGGGCAGTGCTTGGCAGGGCCCGGTGGGTGCTGGTTGCCAGCAGGGAATGAGCTCAGCCAGGAGATCACAGGGGGATGAGAGGGAGCAGGTCAGTGCCTGTGCCTTGGTGTGGAGCACCAGCTGGCTGTGTGCCCACAGCCGCTGCCAGGCCTCGGCATCTGTGGTGGCACCGAACACAAGTGTCACTccatggtgtccccatgggTCCCTCTatgccccagcccagccccatagcacaggtACCATGGGAGAAGGGGCACAGGGTGGCCCGCAACGGGTCCTGGGTCTCCAGCCAGAcctgggaggggaggaaaacagagaaggatttggggtgTCCATGCTGGCCTTGGGATGCTggatggggggggacacacggTGCCCACCCACACACTGacctgcaggcagaggcagggcagCACCTCCTCGGCTGGCAGGCTGTAGCTCATGTTACTGCTCTGTTACCGGCAACCAGACGTGGGTCACCCCATGGCAAATCCCCCCCGGCAGTGTCACCCAGCCCAGGGTGACACCAGCGCCCTGCCTGTAACACAGACACGGCTCCCCGGGAACAGAGTGGGACAGGGTGAGGGGGAGTCAGGGAAGGGGTCACACTCACCACAGTCACCACACGCCCTGGCCCACCAGTGCCATGGCTTTGGTTGTGGTAGAGCCGGAGGGTGTAGCTGTGCCCTGGCATTGCCCCCTGCACCTCGATGACCACCTCCTTGGGCCCCGGGAAGACCTGCAGCCTGGGTGCTGCGGCACagggcacagcacagagcacagcaccGCAGGGGTCACCCTCACCATCTCCCCCCACATCCATCACCCAGCCCTCCATACAGGACATGCATCAAGGTGTGGGGGTCACCATCACCTACCTTGGCACTGGGGGACAGCACTCTGTGCCACAGGCCACGAGCAGTCTGTGGGGACAGGGTGTCAGCAGGCACAGGGGGGATGGTGCTGCCACattggggtgcatgggggggcTCACCTGGTACCcgctgctgctggctcagccTCCAATGGCCGTGTGTGGTGTACGCCATGACACGGAGCTCAGAGCCCAGAGGTGCCTCAAAGCACCGGAACGTAACCCAGCCCTGGGCAGGAAAACCACCACTGTGCTGTGGCAATACAGGAACAGGACCTCCACACCACATAGATGCACCGGTGCCAGCACCCACAGTGCCCAGTGCCTGCTGGGAACACCCATCCCTGGTACCCCCACCTCCATACCAGCAACTGCCCAGGCAGCACAGTGCCTATGGGCACCCAGACCTCCACAGCCACGCAGCGGGACGAGGTGTACGTGTGCGCGGCGAGCAGCAGCACCCCACTGGTGTTGTGCTGGGCCGAGGGGTCCCCGTGCTCCGGTGACCCCCGGGCCGCATCACCGCCGTGCTCTGCCGCAGGGATGCGCGGTGCCCCGGTGCCACGGGGCACGGCCAGGCGCAGCCGTGCCTccaggcagggagagcaggCCCCGGGTCCGGTGCAGCGCAGCGCCGGCTCCAGCCGCAGCCGGGACAGAGCCAGCCCATGGGGAGGTCCCTGCGGCTCCATCCCGCACAGCACATCGGGGTCTGGGGGGGGAGACAGAGGGTGGCCGCGGGTCCATGggtgcagggctgtgggtgCATGTCCCATGTcctgctgtgccaggggctTTGGCAGTGACACTTACCCAGGAGGCGGCAGGCGAGGCCCTGGCGGGAGGTGATGGTGAAGCCGGTGCCGCGGGGCCCGGCAGCCCTTGTGCCGGTGCCACCGACCCACCTGCGTGCAGGCCAAGGTGTCGTGGTGGGCACCGCGCCCGCCCgtcaccaccagcaccagcaccagcggCACCAGCGCACCCatggcggggccggggccgtgGGGTGCCCCGGCCCCACGCTGTCCTCTCCCCACAGCCCCGCTCCCGGCTCCACGGGCCCCGCGGCCGCCACCGGCTCCTGCTTCCTGCTCCGATCCCGGACACCCGGGTCCTCGCTGGGGCCGCCCCGGGGTGGGGCCTCCCTGATCCCCATGGACGGGATCCAGCGCACGGTGGTTTCAGAACCCAGACCAGCCCGGGAGCCGCACATGGAGCCGTGGTTATGCCATGTCCTGCCCTGTACCCCCTCTTGCCCCCTACCATGCTTCTGAAACACCGGGCACCCCAGCACACGGCATGGATGGACAGCAGGAGAGGGTGAAACGGTGCCTTTATTGCTTCCACCCCAGACACGGTCCTGCTGACAGCAAGAGTAGGGCCAGGCTGTGCCCAGCAGTTGCCCCCCATGCCCCGGGCAGGAGCCCCCCCTGCCACGACTCAGCTTCTTCCATTGCTGTTCCAGCCCTCTCCCGTCTGTGACATCCCGAGGGGCTTCTCAGGTCCTGGTCTTCCCCTGGACCAAATCCCTGTGTGGAAATAAAGCTGCCCCTACCGGGGACAGCACCTCCGCTCCCAGCTCCATGGGCTGGACGCTCATCCTTGTCCACAGCACATCCCATGGCTGGGACCAGCTCCTCCTTGTGCCCGCACGGGCACTGCCGAGCCCTGCCCCTCCACAACGGGGGCCGCCCCCCGCAatgcccagctcagccccaagCGCTATCCCTCAAGTGCCGGTATCCGCTTCGCTGTGCCGCGGGGGGGGGCTGCCCTCCCTCGCCCCCAGCCGGTGCAGGAGCCCCCCGACCCCTCCCGGGCAGCAGCGGCGGGGGGCGGGGGGGCTGCCCCTTAGGGCTCCCATGAGGCCGGGCAGCTGCCGGGGCAGGCGGTATGTGGGCAGCGGCCGCAGGGGCCGGGGCACATCGCGGGGGCTGCAGAGCCGGCTGAAGTATGCCAGGACCCATCCCCTGCCGCGCCCCGCCGTGCCCAGCTCCCCGTGCAGGCAGGACATGGCCGCCCCGAAGATGTCGTGAGCATCCCCGGGGGGGTCCCCGCccgccgccccgccccgccAGCGGCGGAAGAGCCGTGCGCTGCcgcggctccagagcagcagcacgGTGCCCCGCTGCCGGCCCACGGAGCCGCGCTGCCCGTACAGCCAGGGCACggtccctgcctgccccaggccGCCCGCTTCCCACAGGTCCAGGCGCACGTCGCAGCCCAGCCCGGCGCGGAGCCGCTCGGCCAGGGCGCACACGAGCCCCAGGTGCTCCTCCGAGTCCGGCgagtacagcagcagcaccgggCGAGCTCCGCCGGGACCTGCGGGTGGAGGGGACAGCGGTGACTGCCCTGCCCCGAGCCGCTGCCCAGCCCCTGGGCACACCCGGCATCCCCCAAGAGCATCCTGTGCATCCActctgcagcccagggaggcagcagcccACGGCACCACAGCCCTATGGGTACCGCGGTTCCCCTGTCCCGCATCCCCCCAGAGTGCCCCTCACCATCATCAGGCCTCCAGGCGCTGCGGCAATTGAGGAGCAGCACAGtcaccaccagccccagcaccagcgcCAACCCCAGCAGCCCGAAGTGCCTGCGGGAGACTGGGAGAGAGGCAGTGAGGGAATGGGGGGGTCTGTgcacccccagtgccccccGTGGCTCCCCAGGACCCTCACTCACCATCGGGACAGAGCAGCTGCTTCCGAGCAAAGCGCACGTCCGAGCGCCAGACCTGGGGAAGAGGCTGTGTGAGGAGGGGTCTGGTTGGggttggggtcccccccattGTGGGGGTGCTGGTACGGGAGTCACCTCACCAGCACGCAGCTGCCCAGGACCTGCATCGGCAGCAGCAGCGCCAGCTCCCCGGGGGCTGAGCCCTCTGGCTGCAAAGCACAAGAGAAGGGTCAGTGTGGGTCGGTCCCCACCATGTcgtccccccagccccacaccactCACCTGTGTGACAGTGTAGAGGGGGGGCTCGGGCTCACACTGCCCGCCCCGGCGCTGGCAGAGGGATGCGCTgaaggctgcagggatgctggagatgagGCGCAGGTGCAGCTGCAGCCCTCGGGTGCTCACTGAGACGTTCCAGGCGGTCTCTGTGGTCACCGGGAAGAGAAGCAGGGGGTTTGTAGGATGCCCAAAGGGATGAGGGGTGCAAGGGACCCCAGGGCAGGGGTGTCCCCGATCTATAGGGCTCACCTGGCCGGTGGGGACACTCCACGTGGCTGCTGTTCCCATAAGAGAACTGGGGAGAACAGGGATCAGTAAAGGGCTGGGGGAGCCCCAGAgcctcccagcactgctgcccacCTACCCATGGCGGCTTACCcgaaagcagagctgggggtgcACATCCACCTTGTCCAGTGTGTATGCCTGGAATGGGCAGAGAGAGCATcaccatccccagcctgcacaGCCCATGGGCGCTGCAGCACTTACCCACCATCCTCGGGGGTCCCTGGGGGTCTGGTGGgtgccccagcaccccaaacCCAGGACCCTTTACCTGGTCCTCCTCACTGGCTGTGGAGTTGGGGATGTCGTGGCACAGCGCAGCCTCAGCCACCACCTCCCTCCAGCACAGGGTGGCGCGGGGGTGCAGGGGGCAGCTGGTGCTCAGCACCATCGCCATCTGGTCCTTGCTGCTGGCGCTGTAGTCGTGGAAGCGCACCGAGGACCACAGCTCGGGGCCATCTGTGAAGGCACCCGGTCAGTGCggctggggggggacacacggCACCCCCGGACCGGGGTCCCTCCTGCCCATAGGCACTCACAGGCAGCCGGCTGGTCACGGAAGGGGCAGCGCTTGCTGCGTGTGCTATCGTGGTGCGGGAGGGAGGCCTGGGGGAgcagagcgggggggggggtgtcaggGCAGGATGAGCCCTCGCTGCACGGACCCAGAGGCCACGGGGATGGGCGACGCACCTCGATGCATAAGCAGGGCACCAGGAACTCGTATGGCAGTGAGACGCGGTGGCCCCCCGGCACCAGCACCTATGGTATAGAGGCAGCATCAATGGAGGGGAGCACAGATCCCAGCCCCGTGTGGTGGGGAATGGAGTCATTACCTGCTGGTGGAAGGGCCAGGGTAGCTCCTCGCACTCCAGGGCGAGCTGATGGCACAGGCGCACCATGAGGGCCGGGCCCTCAGGCACCCACACCTCGATGGCCCTTTCCTCGGGCACCCACGTATGGGTGAAGGCAGGtcctgcagagcaggcagggatcaGCTGGTGCCCGTGTgggtgtcccccccatccctcgAGACCCTCCTGGTCCCCTCC includes:
- the CRELD1 gene encoding protein disulfide isomerase CRELD1; translated protein: MGPRAAALLPVPVSARLGGALLGAALLGGVLLGAARGHPEPEPEQAEPCRACRGLADSFSRGLERTEHEGFGGGNTAWEEEKLSKYQHSETRLLEVLEGVCAPSDFSCHQLLERSEEHVEQWWFHERQQHPDLFQWLCMDTLALCCPPGTYGPDCRPCAGGPQQPCSGNGRCDGDGTRRGTGLCVCSPGYGGPFCAECGDGFYEASRNKSHLVCAECYRACGRCTGPEDSSCLRCKRGWVLHEHRCIDIDECGTEMAHCRANQFCVNTEGSYECRDCSTACIGCMGAGPARCKKCNKGYWRDGAKCLDVDECASAEEPVCTGAQEVCENTEGSYRCVCARGHVRRDGQCVEDKPPDAPEKGFFDDVTEDEVVVLQQMFFGVMICALATLAAKGDMVFTAIFIGAVAAMAGYWLSDRSDRVLDGFMKGR
- the IL17RC gene encoding interleukin-17 receptor C; translation: MGALVPLVLVLVVTGGRGAHHDTLACTQGLACRLLDPDVLCGMEPQGPPHGLALSRLRLEPALRCTGPGACSPCLEARLRLAVPRGTGAPRIPAAEHGGDAARGSPEHGDPSAQHNTSGVLLLAAHTYTSSRCVAVEVWVPIGTVLPGQLLGWVTFRCFEAPLGSELRVMAYTTHGHWRLSQQQRVPDCSWPVAQSAVPQCQAPRLQVFPGPKEVVIEVQGAMPGHSYTLRLYHNQSHGTGGPGRVVTVSSNMSYSLPAEEVLPCLCLQVWLETQDPLRATLCPFSHDAEAWQRLWAHSQLVLHTKAQALTCSLSSPCDLLAELIPCWQPAPTGPCQALPSLQYSAMEQASQELGGLQPHPNLCVQVWSHRQVRLSQCLRDRALPGRPDDILLLERHGNGSLCVLEGGACTPLASFTSTGWGQPGLLEQELRQDVAMGQCRQIWHHENSTAVTLWACPIHQYQRARWVLAWMGVLLGAACLLFLLLLKKENIKGWLKSLGVNYSSEAPLRGQRALLVHAVEPVAERAACALLASLRPLGLSVMAAPGGGSGAAAWGPLPWLHAQHHRALRGGDTIIILLSPAAVAAAHQWDADPSPGDVHTAAPCEAFAAALSCAVPALAAGNGRYVVARLEALVPVVPPVLRAAPAFALPTETMGFLQALAAPRWGGRWLEPYVAAVAEGLQRAVGE
- the IL17RE gene encoding interleukin-17 receptor E → MERSVLLAAAALLLLPPLTGTGAAVTRLRVSANFECWATADSTLSRPRCRRLPRSGPPLNAPALALGRARLCLHSQRCQPCLRVRLALSAAELGDVRGIQLNFLELGSNRASWLQVWRRHRAPGSSPWQVQFDCFPVESGRQVLVSLHTIPDRGWTLNRSHLVPAEPPGPAFTHTWVPEERAIEVWVPEGPALMVRLCHQLALECEELPWPFHQQVLVPGGHRVSLPYEFLVPCLCIEASLPHHDSTRSKRCPFRDQPAAYGPELWSSVRFHDYSASSKDQMAMVLSTSCPLHPRATLCWREVVAEAALCHDIPNSTASEEDQAYTLDKVDVHPQLCFRFSYGNSSHVECPHRPETAWNVSVSTRGLQLHLRLISSIPAAFSASLCQRRGGQCEPEPPLYTVTQPEGSAPGELALLLPMQVLGSCVLVWRSDVRFARKQLLCPDVSRRHFGLLGLALVLGLVVTVLLLNCRSAWRPDDGPGGARPVLLLYSPDSEEHLGLVCALAERLRAGLGCDVRLDLWEAGGLGQAGTVPWLYGQRGSVGRQRGTVLLLWSRGSARLFRRWRGGAAGGDPPGDAHDIFGAAMSCLHGELGTAGRGRGWVLAYFSRLCSPRDVPRPLRPLPTYRLPRQLPGLMGALRGSPPAPRRCCPGGVGGLLHRLGAREGSPPPRHSEADTGT